The window CCTCCATTGGATGAAGGAGCTTTCTTTGCTACTCAAACCACCTCAATGGAACTGTCTGAGTTCTTTGATGGTATGGAAGATTATGGGAACCCTCGAAACAATGGGCAATACACGAGGAATCGTGAGAATGGAAGAAAACCCTCATTGGAGAAACAAAAGTTTGTGAAGCAGGAACAACAGTATGAAAGTGATGAGGGGAATGTGCTTCCGAGGAAAATAAAGAGTGAACCAGTGATGGTGAAACAAGAAGTTGATGTGAAGCCAAATAGACCCTCAAACACCAACTCCGGCCCTCGCAGACCTCCCAAAATAACTATGGAGCAAAAAGGTGTCAGTAGTGTAACGAATATTGAACAAAGAACAGAAAAGTCTTCTATTCAGAAGAGGCAAGTCACTGGTCAGCAGCAAGATAAATATAAGTGTTCAGATGAAGTTGCAGTCCAAGTGAAGCTTGAAGCTACAAAAAGGAAACTCCAGGAGAGCTATCAACAAGCTGAGAATGCCAAGAAGCAACGGACTGTACAGGTAATGGAATTGCATGATCTTCCCAAGCAGGGGCTTGGCCATAGGAATCCACATGTGAAACATGGAAACCACATTCGACAAAGGGCTCTTGGGCGGAGATTCTGATCGAAGGAAGAAGTTGTTCCATTGGGTCAGAGGTAAATTCCCTTGTGTTTCTCAGTACCTGTAAATTGTGTCAAGTTGCTTGTCTATGTTCTGTTTGGTAGTGTTGTACTCGTCACTTAGGTGAGCTCTTTTCAATTGGGTTGGTGTAGTGGATGTTTTGATTGATGTGCAAGTACTAAGCTTGCATTCCATACCATCTTCTGCAACTTCCATGGTTCAATTCTGAATATGTACAAAGAGCTGTATTTGACATGTGAAAGAAGAACGTAACTGGCTTTTCTTTCCTTCATTGATTTAGATACTTTATATTGCATGCCATAACGTAATGTTGTAATGATTGTTGTGAATGGGCGCAAGTTACATTATGATATGGTTATAAGTATCTTATGTTTCTGTGAGTGTTTGGCCGTACTTTTCTGCGATTGCATTTGTCTTGTGCCCTCTTATTAACGGGTTGATTATTTGTTTGTGCAGTCGGGATCCATAGACAAAAAAAAGAAAAAACAAACCTTGATCTGTTGAGGAGATCCTGTTTAGCTCATCATCAGCCACCGGTGATGTAGAGGCCCTGTATGCTGATATGGTTCATTTGCATTCCCAGGCAGACAGGGTGTTCTAATGGATTTCAACATATACACCAACGGATAACAACTCCCAGGAGATTTATTTTACCTTTAAATGCAAAGACCATCCTGTTGTGCTATCATTTGGCCCGTTGCGACTTTATACATCAATTATAATGGACTACATGTTTGAATTAAATCTTTTTTAGTTAGGCGAACTATACTCGTGCAGAGGATATAGGAAGTAGGAACGTGTAGAAGAAACATCTTTGGTGCTAGTTGAGACTTTGCAAGCGATCCAGATTAATTGGGTTGATTGTGCTCCTTGCATTATCTTTCCGAATGTGGAATGATAATATTGACCAAACATGGTTTCTGTTAGACACATTGTTACTTGGAGATCAAATAATATTGGTTGACCTCACAGCTTTCTGCTTACAGTTCATGGACGGTTATTTTGTATGTGTTATGGACGGGTCCTCTTCCTGTCTGTTACAGATTCTGGTGCAGGCAAACTCGCCTTTCTACAGGATCGACAGGTAATATTAGCAATATTTACCCTGCCAACCGGTGTTTGGTAAATCTGAGGCAGTTGTGTTACTACAGTAACATCTGGCATAGTTGTATTACCCGGCTGGATCAGAACTGCAGATTCAGACATGAATCCACCTTATCATGATTTTGATTCAGTCTTGATTGCCTGAATTCTCCTATATACATGCTGCACATAGTCAGTTCTGTGTAACTAATTTCACTGAATACACTCCTATATGTTTTGCTGCTTTCCTATTTGTTAAAGCTGCCTTGTTTTTTATTTCACTTACTGCACTGTTTTAGGGGCATGTAGTGTAGCTAGTTCATCATCAAATTGAGTAATTTTTAAACCTACTTACTGCTTCCCGATATGTCTTCCGAGGGAAGGAGGAAGAGGTGGGAAGAGTGGTGAAACATGGTTTTCTTTATGTAATGTCTTTGTTTCAAGTATTTTTTGTTGAAGATGTGAGCTTGTCTGCCTTTGCTAGATAAGAAACCTGCTGTTCTTTTTACTTATGAAGTATGTAGCCAGTCTCATTGCTTCCATCATGATATGGAAGGTGGAGTGGGCAGTGCTTCTCTCAGCCATTGCTTCTTGTTTCTAATAACCTTAGAATGTGGGTAAGGATTAAGGAATTAGGTGGGAGTCAAGGGACTTATTGTTAACAATAAACACCTTGGTTTATTGTTATTTTGGTGCGTGAAGGCTACAGATGCATCCAAATAATCTGTTTTCGGGCTCATGACACTTTATCATGTTGAGCTTATTAGAAAATTCAGTACCAACTTTCTTCCACAAGCTTTTGCTTTCTCCGGATACATCATATCTGAAATCCAATATCTCACTCGCCCACCACTCCACTAGTGACTACGTGGGCAACAAGAACATCATGATTTCAAGAAAAGATGATTCATTTGCACTAGTAAAGATCACTTTAATTTCTGTGTTGCACTGCAACTAAGGGTCAAGAAAAGAGAAATTCTAACAGGATAAGAAAATAAAAGGCTAATATATGAATTTCTAATTCCCCACCCACAATATGCATGAAAATAAAAAAGGCAATATATGAATTTCTAATTTCCAAAGCAAAATATGCATGTCAAATGTGACTTTACGTCTACAGGAGGTTAAATGTTAAGGTGGAACATATCTTTTGTGGAATGTATTCATTGCTGAAGGCGGCGCGTAGTTATATAGATACGTGTTTTTATTTCTTGCATTTCAAATTTGGATAGAGAAATGACCACAATAATTTTCCGATGTTCTCCAACATGATCTATCTCTTTAATTTATTATCACTGAAAATTTCCTTTCTCAAAAGAGAATGTGACTGTACGTCAACCTTCCGCATTAGCCATGATCTACATCCTCCGATTAATTTGATTAATTAGTCGTCGACAATTGATTAATTGGGCAAATTTGACCCTTCAAGTCACCTTTAACTTCACAAAAAATGTCCCAAACTGCTGACAGTTTTATAACCCCCCACTCTCTACACGTTTGAAACATTTGCCAACCTGCATTTGTAAGATGTCCATTCCTTCATGAATTCCAGGATTGATTTTGAATACAAAATTAATTTTCCCATCAATTAGTCTCTATTTATATCAATTTCATCCCTTAACAGCCTCACAGAACTCGATCCGTACGATCTGGTTCTCACATTCTCTGTTAGTGTATTCCCATATGGGTACATTGGGATCTATTGCCATTGCAGTTTTGGTGCTAGTACTGCAACATGATCGAGTACATGGGAAGCATGCATATGAGAAGTTGAACAAGTGTGATATTTACCAAGGAAGCTGGGTTTACGACGATTCTTATCCTCTTTATGATTCAAGTCTCTGCAACTTCATAGAGAATGCGTTCAATTGCCAAAAAAATGGTCGACCCGACAAACACTATCTCAAATACAGATGGCAGCCCTCTTCATGCAAGTTACCAAGGTGCGTGTTCTTAGTTCTTGCTAAACCGGGAAGAAAGGATTTGAACTCTCATCTTGGTTTGGTTGTGTAGGCTTCTATATTCCGTAGCCGTAGTATACATGTGTTTATGTTTTGTTTCATTTGTTTTACCTTTTGGAAAACAAATAAAGCAGATCAAAGATACCAATGGGATAGAGAGAAGTTAACTCTAATCGTCGAACTTTGATTGTGATAGTACACTAATAACACAAAGCTACGAGTCCAACTGATGAGAGATCCTTAGATTTCGCTTGCTACTTGATTATTTTCTCTATAGATAATTTTAGGTTCAACCGTTTTAGTTTAGCTAGCTAGCTCGATGTTAATTAGTCCCTTGTGTAATATTGTTTTAACTGTTCTCTTACGATGAATGACTATAGATTTGATGTCGAAGATTTATTGGAAAGATTGAGAAACAAGCGCATCATGTTTGTTGGAGACTCGCTAAGTTTGAACCAGTGGCAATCTCTCACATGTATGGTTCATGCAGCCTCACCACAATCTGAATACACTATTGAAAGAACAGGAAGCATCTCTACAATGAAATTCCTGGTAATAATTTCTGTAAGACTTAGCATTGGGTTTTAACAATAGTATTGATCTTCAAGAAGTTAATATACAGTAGTCTCTTTTTACTTGGTTTATATATATACTTAATCCTAAGTTCCTAATTCAATATATGCAGAGTCACAATGCTTCTTTGATGCTTCAACGCAATGCGTTTCTTGTTGACATTGTAGAAGAAAGACAGGGGTGGGTTTTGAAGCTAAACTCCATTGATCATAATGATCAGAAAGCATGGAAAGACTCTGATGTATTGATTTTCAACTCATGGCATTGGTGGCTTCACACAGGAAGGAAACAACCGTGAGATCATCATTACTCAGGCCTCGGATTAAGTATATGCATTTCGATGATGAGTTACATACAACTGTGATTGTTTAATCTTTGCAGGTGGAATTTTATTCAAGATGGAGATAATTTACATGAAGACATGGATCGCCTTGTTGCTTATGAGAAAGCCTTGAAAACATGGGCTCGATGGGTAGACAAAAATGTCGATCCTACCAAAACCAAAGTGTTCTACCAAAGCTTTTCACCTACTCATTGGAAGTAAGTTTTGGAAATTATCAAATCGAGCATTACATTCAAACATGAGCATTACATATTGATCAGGTAGGTTAAACATAGAATTAATGATCGATTAGGTTAAATGCTACCAATAGATCGTCACTTGCAGTGTTTCCATGCATGAGTTATGCCTCATCAAACAAACACTACCAAAAACACTTTAGGGTTTGAAATTAGACTAACATGTTGACATTCTCGTCTTTCATTCTTATGTTGTTACTATTTATCTTAAGATCGATCTTAATGTTGTAAAAATCAACATGCAGTTCAACTGGTTGGGGGTACCCTGAAGGGAAGAATTGCAGCAGCGAAACACAACCACTAATAGCGCCACCGTATCCAAGAAGCCGGCACCCGGCAGAACTGATTGTGGAAAGAGTATTGAGCAACATGTCAAAGCCGGTCGGTTTGCTCAATGTAACAGCATTGTCACGGCTACGGAAAGATGCACACCCATCCATATATGGCATCGGAGGGCACCACGGCATGGACTGCAGCCACTGGTGTCTAGCTGGAGTTCCTGATACTTGGAACAATCTTTTATACGCTGAGCTCATTCGAATTTAGAGTACTGTTTTACTTGCAGTACTAGCAAAAAAACAATTCACACATATTTAATTCTCAAATATTATTATCAGTCACCGAAATCTGTAAGAGATACTAAATTATACAAATAACTGTGACGAATAAATTTCGTAGGGCCTATATCAATTTAGGGAAAATGCCCATTTAGTATTAATTTAAACATCTTATTTCCCATTCCAATGACAATCTTTTTCATTAGCCCATTTCAATATAAGGTAACCCTTTTTATGCCCAAATGCACAAATCTTTATGCCCAAATGCACAAATCTTTACTAAAGTCTAAACAATCCATATTATTTTAAGACTATTTTGCCCTCACCTCTTAAACATGCATAGAGAGAGAAAATGAAAGAGAGAATACTTGACGGGAATCTCACCGGACTCTGGTCACCGGCCGCTAAACTCTAGTCATCAGAATTTTCCCGACCGCCGAACTCCAGTCACCGGAATTTCCCCGACCGCTAGACTCCGGTCATCGGAATTTCCCCTGTAACTAGTTACTGACCCCCAATAACCAGTTAATGACCCCTAATAACTAATTACTGACACCCAGTAACCAGTTACTGACTATTTACTGACACCCAGTAACCAGTTACTGACACTCAGTAACCAGTTACTGATCCCCAATAATTAGTTACTGACCCCCAATAATTAGTTACGTATTGACCCATACTAATCTACTTATTTCAACTTAATGTAATAGAACAGAAGAAATACTAGAAAATAATCAAGTTACTGACTCTAATGATCAAATTACTGACCTCCAATAACTTGATTACTGACCCCTAATAATAGCTACTAACCCTAAATAATAGTTACTGACCCCAGTAATCACCCCCAAATTGATATTTTCATATAATAAGGCTCTAAATGCAAACAATTTCATCCAAATAAACAAAACATAAGTACACAAAATGCACACACGCAAAGAAACGTTGCTCTGATCTACGTAAAAAAAAAAAAAAATTACTCTGGGCACCCAACCGGAATTCCGTCCTCCTCTCAGCCTGCTCTTGCTGCTCCTCAGTTTAGCCCTAAAGCAGTCCGTGCAGAGCGGCAACAAGCTCTTGGAAGTGGACGGCTCCGACTCCCTCACGTGCCTCCGCTTCCCCGTCGTCCTTGCCAAGTCTGTAGTCCGTGCGGATCGGCAACAAGCTTCTGGAGTGGATTGCTCCGACTCCCTCACGCGCCTCCGCTTCCCCATCGTCCTCGCCAAGTCGGCTTGCTTTGACGCCAACTGCTTGGAGCAGATCCGACCTGCTCGGATCTCGACCAGTTTCAGCCTGTTTGGAGCTTGGTTGCTTGGAGATCGAATCTTCTCCTCGAGCCTCAGGCAAATCGACTCGCCGACAAAGGCGTGTTGGACCGAGACGACATGATGAAGATGATTGGAGTTGGAGATCGGAGCTCCTCCTCTTGGCTTGCCGGCGACGACGCACTGCTCCGTGGCTTGGCTTGCTGGCGACGACGCACTCTTCCTCATGGCTTGCCGGCGAGTGACGGTGTAGAGAGAGAGAGAGAGCAGATAGCAGATCGGGAGGAGAAGAAGAGAAAGAGAGAGAGAGATGAGATTTGTGTGGGTTTAATTCTATAAAGGATATTAATGTCTTTTGCACAAAAATCATTGAAATGGGCTAACAGAAAAGATTTACATTGAAGTAGGCATTAAAATCCCTGTTTTTGTGCATTTGAGCATTTTCCCATCAATTTATGTGATAAGAACAACAACGAAAATCTGTGTGAGAAGTTTTTAGTCACAGATTGCTGTGTGAATGTAAAATATTATAATTAATTTATTGATTATATGATTTAAATAGTCACAATTTTCCGTAACAATAAGTTTTTACTACTAACATCTGTGTGAAATCTTGTCAAAAAGAAAAAACATCCGTGTGAAATATGAAAGACACATTTATCTGTGTGAGATATAGCTACAAATTTTCGTGTGAAAAAGTATTTGGGCACAGATGTCAGTGAAATTTTTTTTGGCTACACTAACCCTAAAAACACCCCTGCCTCTCTTATTCATTCAAACCAGCAACCTCTTTCTCTATCTTTCTCCCCATTTTCTTTATCCCTTCATCTATCTATCTCGATCTGGGATTTAAGAAAAACTAGATCCATTTCAGGTATGTTCTTGGATCTTATCCTAATACTCTATGTTCAATTTGTTGTTGGATCTTGAATAATTTGTTTTGTGGTTCTTGATTTATGGGTTCTTGAATCATAGTCACTAGCAATTGCAGGCAATTGTCGATGATCCAGGACGCCCTTGCCCTTTTCAAATCGTTGATATCGGCTTACTCTGCCACTCTTACGTACCGCTCTTAAGGTGATTGATCTTTATGTGGTTGAACTGATTAATTTGGTTATTTCAATTTTCAATATATGTTGTAGATTGCGGCAAGGCATTGAGATCTGGACAATTTGGGTTTGAAAGATGCTAATTTTCATTATTTAATAAAACAATTTCCGCTTCTATATTTCATACTAATACATTTGTATTTCATTATTTTCAGGCAGCTGAGAAGGCCATCAAGGTGGGGTATTTACTTCTCTTGTTTCTTTTAGTCTTATTTCATCTATTGTTCTTGTGGTGATTCAATTTCATCTATTTTTCGGAAACAAACATAGTTATTTTAGTAAATTTTTTTTATTATGTTAACTCTTTTAAGAGACTTTCTATGAGTATTATTCTTTACCTGAAGCAATATCTCTCTAATATCTCAGGGATTCAGCTAATTTTCTTGTAGCAGTTGAAAATATAAAAGGATAAACGTGGAGATGATCAAGGATTTAAATTTTCATCTTGTTGTCAATGAAATCATTCTTTGTATAAAGTTAGTTTATGTTAGGATGTTTAGATTGTTCGTATATATAATCAGTAGGTTTACTTTGCATTTGTTTGCAAAGCTAATCTGTTGTTGTTGGATAGATTCACACTATTTTGTTGAAATCTTCTTCAAGAAAAAGTAATTTAATTGCAGATGTATTTAATAATTAATTTGTAGATAAATTTTTTTTGAATTGAAATTTGTTTAGTCCTTGTGATTTGAAGTCGACATCTGTTTAGTCCTGGTGGTTTTATTTTAATCTGAATAGTCCTTAAAGTCACAATTTTTCATCTAAATAGTCCTTATGGCTTTATTTTAATCTGAATAGTCATTTTGCAAAACTTTATGTGTGTAAACTAGAAGGTGTCACAAACTCACAATTGCCTTGTGTCCTTTAAATTCCCTAATTGATTCCTTTAACTTGCATGGGATGATTGCATTTTACCAATTTTATCTATCTGATGGGAACTCTCTTTCGTCTTCACTGTCTAGTCTTTAGGTACTAATGTATAGATTATTTCTACAAAATTTNNNNNNNNNNNNNNNNNNNNNNNNNNNNNNNNNNNNNNNNNNNNNNNNNNGTTGGGTGTCTTTCTCAAGGTAAAGGTGGGAAAAACATTGCTCCTCTCAGATGGGGTTAATTTTTGTCTTTTAACCCTCTTTGTGGGCCTCACGTACTTGCCACGTCACCAAGATGACGGAGAAGTTGAAAAAAACTGACGGAAGTACTTCAATGATAACAATACTAGAGTCTGGGTATCACATTGGTACGATTAAGAGTTGAGGTATCACATTGGTAGGTACACCAGAGTTGAGGGACTGTTGGTGAAAAAACTCTATATGTAAATACAGACAATGGGATGCCCAAATTGACTTTATCTCACCAAAAAAAACCCATCAGAATTCCTCTTCCCTCTCTATCCAGATCACCCACGATATCGCTAGCAATTTGATGCAACATTAATAACCCTACTAAACAATGTACTCCAAGCAGGGAACTGTGTTCTTATTAACCCAAAATATATACTAAATGTCATTTTGGCAAAGCTTAACCTAAACGGTTTCTTCTTTTTGGCTGGTGATTAATGGTACCCAGGATAGAACTGGGTAAGAAAACTGCTTGTAATTTAAGAAAAAAATAAAATCGATACAAATAACTCAAACACAATACTTTGCCTAAGTTGGAGGGCAGGACACTGAAATTTGTATCATTCAGCAAGTATCACATTACAAGGAGGAGGTCTTATCAAACATCTTGACATCTCCAAATAAACATCCTAACGATTTGTACTACAACGCGAACTTCTGTCTAATACTTTTGATTGAAACTTGAAGCAATAAGGGCCTAGAATTTTGGATTAAGCAAAAAAACGCCTAGTGGTTGGCAGAGGCAAGCAAAAAACATTTCCTTGCTTCTAGATTGGAGGCAGCTATTTGTTAGTTTTCTCTTTTTTTTTTGTTTGATTCTGGTTCCTTGATGATCTTAGCCAATGTACGTGGTGTACATGAATTTGATTCATATTCATATAGGGCTAAAATTCAATTTTTGTGCTATCGAGTGACCTCAACCACTAGAGAGTGTTCACTAATTAAGCTCGTCATTTCGGCCGGCTTAACCGATCGATAATATGTTCAAGCTTATGAAACTTCATCATGTTGTTCGCGCTAATTGGAAAATTCAAAACTAACCGCGCCGTACGTCTTCCACAAGTTTTTGATTTCTTCGGATACATGGGATCTGAATTCCAATATCGATCTCATTCTCCCAATATAGTGACTACTTAATTAGGAACAAGAACATCATGATGAGTTCAAGAAAACACGATTCATTTGCACTGGAAATAAAAGATCAACTTTAATTAATTTTTCAGTTGCACTGCCTTCAGCCCTTCACGTACATTAGCCATGAATCTACATCCTTCAATTAATTAGTCGTCCACAATTGATTAATTAATGGGCAAAATTGGATCACCACTAAGTCTTATGAGCATAATTTCTTTCTAATCTACAAAACTCATTCAAGAAAAATCTGAAAAATTGATGCATGGAAGCATGCCATACTGAACTTTCAATCCATAAATTTACAAAATCTAATTTTTGTTCATGGCTTTTGATGTTGAACTGTATGTAAGGTAAGGATTACATGGAAATCTACTTTTGGCTAAAATTTAATTTAAACAAGAAACCATTAGAAGATATAAATATATATATATATATATATATATATATATATATATTATAATGAAGCTACCAAGGATTTGGTGTGAACCAAAATGATCCGATGAATTAGCCTTTACGGGGGGGGAGTAGTCCATAAGGTTTGATACTCTTGTCTGTCAAGGAAAACACTTCCAAGGTTGAGCCCAGATGATCATCACGAGCAAAACAAATGCAGTTTCTTTCAACTACTGCTTTAGTATCACTGCTGCTGTCGACGTAGATGAACGCATTGCTTTTTTTGCTTAAGAACAATATCCGAGCACCAAGATCGACAACCTCTGCCCATTGAGCACCATTATTAATCCTCTCTAGCTTGAACACTCTAATTCCTTCCATAGTTTTTCGTCTTTCAAAGTTGGAGCTATTGCGAGCAAAAGCAGTTAAAGCACTCCATGTAATCATAAACAACTCCTCTGATGTAGAATCTTTTGCTAAGTAGTAGTCGAAAGCCGAATAGATATCCGTCCATCTGATCCCATTGAACAATATGTATGGTTGGGGATGAAGCGAGACTTGCCATTCAGCCCTATAACTGAGTTGACTGCCGCCGCCGCCGCTGTCGCTGCCATCCGCATCTTCGATTATTATGTCAAACATCATCATGAACTTGTTATTTGTTGTAGCATATAACTTCCTTTCAACTATCTCTAGATCTGAAAAACTAGTCCACGAATCAATTTTC of the Fragaria vesca subsp. vesca linkage group LG6, FraVesHawaii_1.0, whole genome shotgun sequence genome contains:
- the LOC101311213 gene encoding uncharacterized protein LOC101311213 encodes the protein MAGKTCENATTKECGSIRWSEQLPDEIMHLFLERLCISDYLHCRQVCRSWRNAVRRATASKCCRPAVELPWLVPDGKYGFNLSNKKIVKGKPKSRLYQTKIWQYCVGSIEGWLIVVKHIDGEHNNISFLNPVSRARVMLPPRSIDIGFFYRKVVASTAPTSSQCIVACICWEEKLAFCRPSDKSWTKIDSWTSFSDLEIVERKLYATTNNKFMMMFDIIIEDADGSDSGGGGSQLSYRAEWQVSLHPQPYILFNGIRWTDIYSAFDYYLAKDSTSEELFMITWSALTAFARNSSNFERRKTMEGIRVFKLERINNGAQWAEVVDLGARILFLSKKSNAFIYVDSSSDTKAVVERNCICFARDDHLGSTLEVFSLTDKSIKPYGLLPPRKG
- the LOC101310923 gene encoding uncharacterized protein LOC101310923 codes for the protein MFVGDSLSLNQWQSLTCMVHAASPQSEYTIERTGSISTMKFLSHNASLMLQRNAFLVDIVEERQGWVLKLNSIDHNDQKAWKDSDVLIFNSWHWWLHTGRKQPWNFIQDGDNLHEDMDRLVAYEKALKTWARWVDKNVDPTKTKVFYQSFSPTHWNSTGWGYPEGKNCSSETQPLIAPPYPRSRHPAELIVERVLSNMSKPVGLLNVTALSRLRKDAHPSIYGIGGHHGMDCSHWCLAGVPDTWNNLLYAELIRI